The Desulfovulcanus ferrireducens genomic sequence TTCTTTAAGAAAATTTTCTTCTTTTGAAATAAAAATTTTAAAAAGAATATAGGAGATAATTGTTGAAACAAGACTATACCCGTTGTTAATAATAATCGAGACCCCGGGAAGAATGAAAAAGATATGGCCACAATAGATGGGATTTCTGGTTAATGAATAAAGTCCTTCTGTCGCCAATGTGTTCGATTCGCGTGCTTTTTTGATTTGATATGCTCCCAGTACGACAAATAATGCGCCAATGGAACATAAGGTTCCACCCAAAAAGATAGTTAAAAAGCCTTGTTGAAACAAGGGGATACTATACGGTATTTGGGCTGTAATGATGAGAGCCAAATAGCCTGGGATAATAATTACAGGGCCAGTTCCCAAAAAGGATTGTTTTTTCATAATCTTGAGCTTAGCTGGTCGGGGAAAAGTTCTCAGGCTTTCTCATGTCCGGTTTAAAGTGTTTAGATAAGGTTCCTTAATTATGATAGGTAAAAAGCTCTAAATTATGCGTTAGAGTCAGTTCCATGAAAACAGCGTCTTC encodes the following:
- a CDS encoding methyltransferase family protein, giving the protein MKKQSFLGTGPVIIIPGYLALIITAQIPYSIPLFQQGFLTIFLGGTLCSIGALFVVLGAYQIKKARESNTLATEGLYSLTRNPIYCGHIFFILPGVSIIINNGYSLVSTIISYILFKIFISKEENFLKETFGERFSEYCKKVNQIFPFPKL